CCGGCGCGGTCGATGCCAAAGAATTGATTGCCAAGCTGGAAAAGAATTTGGCGGGTTGGAAGAAAAAAACCGTGGCTCAAAGTTGGCCGCCCGATCCGGTGGCGGCGCGGGCGCGCAAAGTTTTACTCGTGCACCGGCCCAATTCGGTGCAAACCGCGGTCTCTCTCGGCAACATCGCCATCGACCGGCGCAGTGCCGATTATCCGGCGATGGTGGTGATGAACGATGTCATCGGCGGCGGCGCTTCGGCGCGCTTGTTTCTCAATCTGCGCGAAGAAAAAGGCTACACCTACGGCGTCTACAGCAATTTTAGCGCGCTGCGTTTTCCCGGACCCTGGCGCGCCGGCGGTAACATGCGCACCGAAGTCACCGACGGCGCGCTGGTGGAATTTTTCAAAGAGATCCGGCGCATGCGCGACGAGCCGGTGCCGAGCAAAGAGTTGGCCGAGAGCAAGCGCTCGATTGTCGCCAGCTTCGCACTGTCGCTCGAACAACCGTCGCGGGTGCTCGGCTTCGCGATGACGCGCAAACTCTACGGCCTGCCGGCGGACTACTGGGAAAAGTATCCCGCCAAGATCGCCGCGGTGAGCGCCGCAGATGTGCAGCGCGCGGCGCGTAAATATTTAGATCCTGAAACGCTGCAAGTGGTCGCCGTCGGCGACGCGACGAAAATAAAATCGCTGCTGGAAAAATACGGCGCAGTGGCGGTATACGATGCCAACGGCGCGCTCATGGCGGCGGAAAAACCTTAAGAAGTTAGGAGTAAGTAGTAAGGAGTGAGGAGATCTCAGATCCGAAACTCCTGACTCCTTACTACTTACTCCTAACTTCTTACCGATCGGAGTTTGACGATGGTGGCTGAAACGAATCTTGGCGCTGGTGCGCTGGCGGGATTGCGGGTGTTGGATCTCACCGGGCGCATGGGCGGATACTGCGGCTTGTTGCTGGCGAATTTGGGCGCCGAGGTTGTATTGATCGAGCCGGCCGGTGGCGATCCACTGCGCGGTCAAGGACCGTTTAAAAATTCGCTTGCCAATCCGGAAGCGAGTTTGTCCTTCGCCGCGTACCACACCAATAAATTCGGCATCGAACTCGATCTTGCCGGCGCGGCGGGCCAACAGACGCTGCGCGGGCTTATCAGCCACGCCGATGTTTTGCTCGAAGACCAACCGGTGGGTTATCTCGACAAACTCGGTCTGGGGTACACGGCGCTGCGAAGCATCAATCCGGCGCTGATCGTCACTTCGATCACCGGCTTCGGTCAAACCGGGCCCTATCGCGATTTCAAAGCGCCGAGCATCGTCAGCTTCGCCATGGGCGGCTTGATGAATTTGTGCGGCCATCCCGGCCGCGCGCCACTTATGGGACCTTGCGACGTGGCTGATCATTTGGGTTCGGTGCACGCCGCCTTCGCGACATTAGTCGCGCTCTTCAATCGGCGCGTCACCGGCCAGGGCGAACATGTCGATGTGTCGTTGCAAGATGTGCTGGTCGCCGATCCGTTTCTGCGCATCATCACGCGCTACAGTGTCACCGGCGAAGTGCCCGAGCGCACCGGCCACAGTCAAGGAACCACGGTGGCGGAAACCTATCAGTGCCAAGACGGTTACGCGCGCATCTTCGTCAACCAAGCCGATCATTGGAAACGTTTCGTCGAATGGCTCGGCAGCCCGCCGGAACTGCTCGATCCGAAATTTGAAAATGTTCAGAACCGGTTTCCCTTGCGCCAAACCATCGACCGCTTGGTGGAAGCGCGCACGATCAATTATCCGGTAAAAAAGTTTTTCGAAGAATTCCAATCCCTCCGTTTGGCGGCGGCGCCGATC
The Deltaproteobacteria bacterium genome window above contains:
- a CDS encoding insulinase family protein, translated to MHMLKKNFTALCLATALTGGAAALHGQQSAPVAPSKVERKELAPVSREVLQVKLPKPVEAKLKNGLTVLIFEDRRAPFINLQLHIGGAGALFEPTNMAGLASSTAQMLREGTTTKTSLQLAEEIDRLGASIGAGAAYGSPDMVLSASGLSDNFDAWFDIVVDMLLHANFPADELAKLQQRQRVQLREQRSGANFLLSERFNRAVYGDHPAAKVSATAESLDTITREALLAWQRERIAPQNSTLGIAGAVDAKELIAKLEKNLAGWKKKTVAQSWPPDPVAARARKVLLVHRPNSVQTAVSLGNIAIDRRSADYPAMVVMNDVIGGGASARLFLNLREEKGYTYGVYSNFSALRFPGPWRAGGNMRTEVTDGALVEFFKEIRRMRDEPVPSKELAESKRSIVASFALSLEQPSRVLGFAMTRKLYGLPADYWEKYPAKIAAVSAADVQRAARKYLDPETLQVVAVGDATKIKSLLEKYGAVAVYDANGALMAAEKP